The nucleotide sequence ACAGCTCGCGGAAGTGCTGGAGCATTGTCTCAATACCCCTGGAGTGCATCTGATTGATCTGCCCATTGGCTATGCGGAAAATGAATCGGTGCTTATTGAAGAGCTAAAGCGCAAAACCTGTTTGCTGGGGTGAGCTTCCCAAAAGGGGACAGATTTTTTTTAAGGGGCCATGCGAGAAGGGCAAAAAGAGGATAAATCTGTCCTCTTTTTCTGAGCAGGTTTATCCGCTATGCTTGTGGATCAGCTGTTCGAACATCTCCACCATGCCCCGTCCCAGGGTGTAGATGGATTCCACATTGCTGTTTTCTGAGACCGTGGTATCGAAGAGGATATTCAGCTTTGCCGGAAAGGCGTCCTCGGGCTCCCAATAATTAATGAGAAAGGGCACGCCGGGAAGGGGGAGGAGGAGAAAGGATTTATCCGCATCGATTTTTCCCTGGAGATCCTCAATTTCCTCGACCTCAAAGAGATCCAGGATTTCATAAAAGACCTCGGTCTGTTCCTTGGCCAGACGGCTCATCTCCTGCTCGCAGCGACGGGCGAAAAAAGCCTCTTTTCCTCCTGAATTTTCAATATCGCTAAAGGTAATCCATTTTCCGATGGGTTGCCGTCCTTTGCTCTGAAGGAGATAATGGAGTACCGGAATATGGACCCAGTTATTCCGGTGGCACTCAGAAACCATCTCTCCTTGGCCATCAATCCAGAAATACTTGCCCAGGCATTTTACGCCCACGCTTTCATTTTTTAAGGGAAGGTCCAGCCGCCGGGCGACGTCCCGGAGGTCTTGCTGGCTCAGTTCCTGTCGCAGGGCTGCGAGATGGACTTCCTGCTCCTCACTCATAGATTTTTTTTGGACAATACCGCCGGAGAGCTCGTTGATTTTCTCCTCGCTCAGTAAGGGGCAGTCGCTGAGTTTTTTTTGGCCCTGAATCACGGCAACGGAAAAGGCCATGCAGGAGGGCAGCATGCAGCGGCGGCAGTTGGATTGGTTCAGGTGTTTATAGAGCTCCAGGGGGGTTTTGATCATCATCCATTTTCTCCTTAGATAGATAGTCTTGTCCAGATTAGAACAGAATGGAGGGGATTCGGCAATCATCCATTCCGCAGACTTTGTTCTTTTTTTGTGCTGGTGCCTAAACAAGAGGGGAGAAAAAAAACTCCCCTTGACATCATCTGGAAAAAATAGTTAGCTTGCTAAGTAAATTCATATCTCATTTATTCAAACAACAAGGTCGTCTTGCAACTTGATCCCTATGAAAGCATGGGCTTTCACTGTAACCTCACGGTAAAAGCCTTTCTCAGCGTATTGGGTGAAAAGCTCAAAGGCACTGATATCAGCCCGAGTCAATTTCTCGCGCTGGCGAACCTCACCGCCTTGGGTCCACTCTCCCAGTCTGAACTGGCTGAACGCCTGGCTATTACCGGCGCAACCACTGCCCGCCTCATCGACCGTATGGAACGGGATGAATGGGTGCGGCGGGAGCGCGCCCCGGAAGATCAGCGCGTTAAGATGATCATTCCCACAGAAAAGGCTGCTGGAACCTGGCAGGAGATCTCTGCCGCTGGTCGGGAAGTTCTTGACCAGGCCTATCAGGGGATCAGTAAAGAAGAGTTGGAGACCGTCAAGAAGGTCCTGCAAAAAATTCGCAATAACTTAGAAAGATAATTACTCGTTCCCGGAGGAGTTCCCGATGAGCCGTATCAGAGACCGTATAGAAAGAAAATTTGCCGCAGCAGCAGGTCTGTTGTATCGGCATAATATTCTCACCTTGCTCCTGCTCGCTGTGTTTGTCGGTGGGCTCCTTTCGCAGCTGCCCAAGCTCACCTTGGACACCTCCACCGAAGGTTTTCTCCACGAGCAAGACCCCGCCTTGTTGGCCTATAATGATTTCCGGGATCAGTTCGGTAATACAGAGATGGTCATTGTCGCCGTCAAAAGCAAGGACATCTTTGCGCCGGAGTTTTTGCAGAAGCTGAAGAAGATGCATGTGGAGCTGCGCGATACGGTTCCCTATCTGGATGATATTAATAGCCTGATCAATGCCCGGAATACCAGGGGAGAGGGCGACCAGCTTATCGTCGAGGATCTGCTGGAACACTGGCCAGAGACCCCGGAAGAACTGGCTGCGGTGAAGGAACGGGCTGTAACCAATCCGCTCTATAAAAATCTCCTTATCTCAGAAGAGGGAGATTTCACCGCCATTGTCTTGCAGATGCAGGCCTACTCCTCGCAGGGAGAGGAGGTTGATGATGTCCTCGCTGGTTTTACAGAGGAGAGCGACAGCACTGAGCAGAAAGAAAGGGTTTATCTTACGGATGCGGAAAACGGTGAGGTCGTTCAGGCGGTGACCCGCATTGTCGACGCCTACCGTGCTGCGGATTTTGAGATCTATGTTGCCGGTGGTCCGGTGGTGACGGATTTTCTCAAAAAGGCCATGATGAAGAACATGCGGAAATTTATGATACTGGCCATCCTGACCATTGGCATATGTCTTTTCCTGATGTTTCGTCGGGCCTCAGCGGTTTTTCTGCCGCTCTTTGTGGTTATTCTTTCTCTTCTCTCCACCTTGGGGCTGATGGCTGCCTGTGGGACACCGATAAAACTGCCCACCCAGATCCTCCCCTCCTTTCTCCTGGCTGTCGGTGTGGGTGATTCTGTCCATATCCTGGCAATTTTCTTTCACCGCCTCCGCCGTAATTCGTGGGATAAGGCAGAGGCCGTGCAATATGCCGTCGGCCATTCCGGGCTTGCTGTATTCATGACCTCATTGACCACGGCAGGCGGTCTGCTCTCCTTTTCCACCGCTGATGTCGCCCCTATTGCTGATCTGGGAATCTATGCCGCTGCCGGAGTGATGTTGGCCTTACTCTACACCCTTATTCTCTTGCCCTCACTCCTTGCTCTTATTCCTCTGAAAAAGAAAAAAGAAACGCATAAGATGAAGGGCACCTCCCGGCTTGATGGTATTTTGTCCTCAATCGGCCATTTTGCTACCGGCAATCCCAAGGCAATCCTGGCAATCACCGCCCTGATTTTTATAGTATCCATCATAGGCATTACCCGAATCAAATTCTCCCATGATATTGTCCGCTGGTATAAAAAGGACTCGTCTATTCGTATTGCCTCAGAAACCATTGATGAGGAGATGCGGGGTTCCATCGCCCTGGAGATTGTCCTGGATACAGGCAAGGTCAATGGACTGTATGACCGGGACCTTCTGCAACGCATAGATAGTTCGGTCAAGTATGTGGAGCAGGTACAGGAAGGGGAAATCTTTGCGGGCAAGGCCTGGAGTATCACCACTATTCTCAAAGAAATCCACCAGGCCCTGAATGAAAACAGAGCAGAATTCTACAAGATTCCAGATAATCCCCAGCTAATCCCCCAAGAATTTCTCCTCTTTGAAAACAGCGGTTCCGATGATTTGGAAGATGTGACGGACAGCCAGTTTTCCAAGGTCCGCTTCACCATTAAGGTACCGTTCCAGGATGCGGTAGCCTATACGGATTTTATTCAGACCATTAATGAACACTTCAGTCAGACCTTTCCTGAGCTGAAGATCACCACCACCGGGATGACGTCTATCCTTTTTCAGACCATGGCCCGGGTGATTCGCAGTATGGCCAAGAGCTACACCATTGCGCTCATCGTCATCACCGCCTTGATGATTTTGCTTATAGGTAAACTACGCACCGGCATCCTGAGCATGGTTCCCAATCTCTTCCCTATTATGTTGACGTTGGGAGTGATGGGCTGGTTCCAGGTGCCTCTGGATCTGTTTACCATGTTGGTGGGAAGTATCTCCATTGGTCTGGCAGTGGACGATACCATCCACTTCATGCATAATTTCCGTCGCTACTATGAGCATACCGGTGATGCCAAGTTGGCCGTCATGGAGACTCTGCACAGTACTGGTCGGGCCATGTTGATTACCACCTGCGTGTTATCTCTAGGCTTTTTTATTTTTATGTTTGCCAATATGAACAATCTCTTTAATTTTGGTTGGCTGACCGGTTTTACCATTATCATGGCCCTGTTGGCAGATTACTTCATTGCCCCGGCCCTGATGGTGTTGGTGAATCGACCGAAGCCAGCCGCTGTGAATGAGTAGTTTTTTTTCTGATCAGCAAGAAACTGCGTAGAATGCTGACGATCCATGTCCTTCTGTGAAAACGTTTTTCGCAGAAGGCCCCCTTTTTCCACAGCAACGTGTCCTGTCTTTTGAGGTAACGACGTATGCAGAATATCAGAGAGCGTATCGAAGAACAATTTGCTGCTGCTGCCCGCCTGTTCTATCGACATAACCTCATCACCCTGCTGTTTTTAGCTCTTTTTACCGGGGGATTACTCTCTCAGCTGCCAAAGCTTACTTTAGATACCTCGACAGAGGGCTTTCTCCACGAAAAAGATCCTGCCCTATTGGCCTATAATGATTTTCGTGATCAATTCGGTAATACTGAGATGGTCATTATTGCCATCAAAGGCAAGGATGTCTTTGCTCCCGATTTTTTGGAGAAGTTAAAAAAACTGCATGTGGAATTGCGGGATACTGTTCCCTATGTGGATGATATCAACAGCCTGATCAATGCTCGAAGCACCAGGGGAGAGGGTGACCGGCTGATTGTTGAAGACCTGCTGGAGCACTGGCCGGAAAGCCCGGAAGAATTGGCTATGGTAAAAGAGCGGGCCTTAGCCAATCCGCTCTATAAAAATTTGATCGTCTCTGAAAACGGGAGCTTCACCGGTATCGTTCTTCAGATGCAGGCCTATTCCTCTGAGGGAGAAGATGGGGCTGATGATGTACTGGCGGGCTTCACAGAGGGAACCGATGTCACTCTACAGGAGGAGCGGCCCTTTCTCACAGATGCGGAAAAAGGAGAGGTGGTTCAGGCTGTGAGCCGTATCGCCGATGCCTATCGCGCTCCAGATTTTGAGATCTATGTTGCTGGCGGGCCCGTGGTGACGGATTTTCTTAAAAAAGCCATGATAGAAAATATGCGGACGTTCATGCTCCTGGTCGGTATGGTTATCGCGACTTTTCTCTTTCTCATGTTTCGCCGGGCTTCAGCAGTGTTTCTGCCTTTATTGGTGGTTCTGACCTCACTCCTTTCCACCTTAGGGCTGATGGCGGCCTGTGGTACACCATTAAAAATGCCAACGCAGATTATGCCATCATTCCTGCTGGCCGTAGGCGTCGGAGACTCGGTTCATATCCTTGCGATTTTTTTTCATCGGCTCCGTAGTAACGGGTGGGATAAGGAAGAGGCTGTCATATATGCTGTCGGCCATTCCGGTCTTGCTGTGCTTATGACCTCAGTGACGACAGCGGGTGGTCTTCTCTCCTTTGCCTCTGCTGATATTGCTCCTATTGCGGATTTAGGTATCTATGCTGCCAGCGGAGTCATGCTGGCGCTACTGTATACCATCGTCCTTTTACCAGGTTTGCTGGCTTTGATTCCCTTAAAAAAAGGTCAGGAGAAGAAAAAACAGCGCAAGGAAAAACGGCTCGATAAGGTCTTATCTGCCTTCGGCCATTTTGCCACCCAATATCCTAAGACCATTCTGGCAGTTACGGTGTTGATCTTTCTTTTCTCCATTGTCGGCATGACCAGGATTCGATTTTCTCATTATATCGTTGGCTGGTACCCGAAAGACTCACCGATTCGTATCGCTTCGGAGACCATTGATGAGGAGATGCGTGGTTCTATCTCTCTGGAGGTTATCCTGGATACCGGTAAGGTCAACGGGCTCTATGATCCGGATCTCCTCCAGCGGATCGATAGCTCTGTGCAATATATGGAGCAACTGAAGAAGGGGGAGATATTTGCGGGCAAGGCCTGGAGCATCACCACCATCCTGAAAGAAATTCACCAGGCCCTGAATGAGAACCGGCCGGATTTCTATAAGGTACCGGATGATCCTGCGCTTATTCCTCAGGAGTTTCTCCTCTTTGAAAACAGCGGCTCAGATGATCTGGAAGACGTGACAGACAGTCAATTTTCCAAAGCCCGATTCACTGTCAAAGTGCCATATCGTGATGCAGTGGCGTATACAGATTTTCTACAGGCTGTTCAGGAACATTTTCAGCAGACTTTCCCTGAACTACAGATAACCGTCACAGGTCTGAGTTCTATAATATCTCAGACTATGGCTCGGGTTATCGACACAATGGCCAAGAGTTACCTCATTGCCTTGATTGTCATCACCGCCCTGATGATCCTGCTGATTGGGAAGCTACGGACAGGTGTTTTGAGCATGATTCCTAATCTTTTTCCTATCTGTCTGACCTTGGGTATCATGGGATGGTTTCATGTCACTATGGATCTGTTCACTATGCTGGTGGGGAGTGTCTCCATTGGCCTGGCAGTGGACGATACCATCCATTTTATGCATAACTTCCGGCGATATTATGAACAGAGCGGTGATGCCAAGCAGGCTGTTATGGACACTCTGCACAGTACAGGACGGGCCATGTTGATCACCACCTGCGTTCTTTCGCTTGGTTTTTTCATTCTTATGTTTTCTTCCATGAATAATCTGTTCAACTTTGGCTGGTTGACAGGTTTTACCCTTATTATGGCCTTGGCGGCGGATTATTTCATTGCCCCGGCCCTTATGATGCTTGTCCATCCATCGCAGCAATCCTCTAACCTTTTTTTTTCAGGAGAACTTTCATGAAACACCTTGTTTTTTCTATCCTGCTGTCCTGTTCCTTCTTCACGGCTGTTAATCCGGCCCTTGCCAAAGATGATCCCAAGGCCAGGGAAATCATGCAAAAGGTCGAAGATCGGGAGGATGGTGATAATCAGGAAAATGATATGACCATGATCCTTATTGATAAAAACGGCAGTGAGCGGGTTCGCAAGATCCATTCTTTTGCCAAAGATTTTGGTGAGGATACCCACCGAATTATGTTTTTTCTTCATCCACCGGATGTCAAAGACACCGGCTTTCTCACCTATGATTATGATGACGAGGCCAAGGACGACGATCAATGGCTTTACTTGCCTGCCCTGCGCAAGACCAAGCGCATTGCCACGGATGATAAGAGCTCCAGTTTCATGGGCTCGGACCTCAATTATGCGGACATGACCTCGCGCGACCTGGAGGACTATGACTTTACCCTGCTCAAGGAGCAGGAGGATAACGGCCATAAGGTCTGGCTGATCCAGGCTATCCCCCGCAGGCCGGAGGTGATTGATGAGACCGGCTATGAAAAGGCCATTGTCTTTGTCCGCCAGGATAATTATTACGTGGTCAAGGCCGTGCGTTGGGTGCGTGATGGCGGCTATCTCAAGTATTTTGACGTCAAGAAACTGGAGCAGATCGACGGGATATGGGTGGCGACAGAGACCCATGTGACCAAGAAAAAGGGCAAGGTGACCGAGCATAAGACTATCCTCAAGCTGGATAATGTGGTGTTCAAGGACGAGATGGACGAAGGCATCTTCACGGTGCGAAGGTTGGAGAAGGGGCTGTAGGTATGATCGTTTGAAGTTTGTATTCTGGAATATATTCATTGTAATATATAAAATAACTACATAATATAATGTATACTCTTATCGTCAGCAATCCGTTGCTAACAGAAATTTCATCCGACAGATTGACTGCATTGAACGCAAGACGGTCGTTTGCCCGTCCGCCTTGAGTTCAGCAACGTCTCACAGAACCTTACCTCCCAAGGTGAATATGATGAATTTTTCTTGCAAACTCTTTGTTTCATTTTCCTTAGTTGGACTTATCGCGCTGTCTTTTTCAGGAGGATCATCCTATATCTATACAAAGGACAGACTGAGGCAGGGAGCAGTTGACCGACTTGTTGCCATTCGTGATAACCGGGCAAAAAGTATAGAATATTATTTTAAACAAAAAGAATTCGCAGTACGTCTTTTGGCTGAAAATGAGCAAGTGATCAGGGCGGCTGAGGATTTTGCAGCCGGTTGGCGAGTTTTGGAGAAAGAACTCGCTCTCAGCGAGAATGCACGAAAAAGTATTACCAGTAGACTTTATGAGTATTACAGGAGGATAGCCAATCCTGAAAATGCTCATATCTATACCTATCAGGAAAGGAGCCTGCCCTCCTCGTCTGAGGGGAAAATCCTACAGTCAATGTACATCGGAGGAGAAGGGAAAAAAACGATTCCTTCGGTGTATGAGAAGATTCTCCAGAGCTCTTACGGTCGAGCGCACAGCATATATCATCCTGTCCTGCTGGACAGCCTGTCTCGCTTCCATTTTGAGGACCTCTTTATTATCGATGCCGAAACTGGCATTATCATCTACAGCGTAAAAAAAGAAATCGATTATGGAACGAGCCTGTTGTTGGGGCCGTATAAAAAATCCAACCTGGCAAGACTTTTTGCGCAGGTACAACGTGCCACGAAGCCTACCGTTTTTTGTGCTGATTTCGACCAGTACCCACCCTCCCCGGATCATTCGGCAGCTTTTCTTGCCTATCCAGTCTACAGGGGTGGCAAGCAACTATCTGTTTTTGCTGTTAAACTTTCAATTGATGGGCTCGACGATCTTCTGAGTGACGGCAGACAGTGGGTTGCAGCCGGTCTTGGCAGAACCGGAGAAAGCTATCTTGTTGGTCCGGATTATTATATGCGAAATAATTCAAGGTTTTTACTAGAAGATGCAGAGAGCTATTTACGGAGTATGGAAAAAACAGGTCTTGATTCCAGAGCAAAAGAGGGGATAGTACAGGGAAAAACAACCCTTCTTCATCAGCTGGTGCGTACCACCAGTGTGGCTCAAGCACTTTCTGGAAAAAGTGGGGTTGCCTTTATTAAAGACTATCGAAATATTGATGTGGTTTCCGCATTTCGTCCGATCAATATACCCATTCCGGGCTGGGTCCTTCTCGTGGAAATGGATACGGAAGAAGTCTTTCATGATTTATATACGTTTAAAATGCGTATGATTATCATCATGACGATCCTTTTCCTCCTTGTTCTTCTCTTTAGTTATTATATGGCAGATCTTTTTTCCCGCCCGGTAAAAAAAATCGTTAAGGGGATAGAACAGTTCGGTGCGACGTCTCTTGCTTACCGAATGACCTTTTCTGGTAAGGATGAATTTGCCGAGATTGCGAAGGCCTGTAACGAGACCGCAGAAAAGCTGCAAACGAAAACCGTTGCCCTGGATTATTTTGATATGGTCATCACTTCGATGACCGATATGTTATTGGTTATCAAGATTGACGATTGTTCGAAACGACCCATTATTCAGGATGCAAATCAGGCGGCCTGCAAGCTGCTTGGATATGAGAAAAACGAAATCATAGGGATGCGTTTCGAAAAAATATTCCTCAATCCGCAGGGCACGGAATTATTTGAGGCGGAGCAACTGAAAGATTTTTCCCATAGCTGCTCCGTTCGAGGGGTTGAACTCAGTTATCGTACAAAGGCGGGCAATGAACTTCCTGTTCTTTTCTCTCTCTCAACGCTCACCCCGAAAGAAGGCGGCGTGGCGAAAGGTGTTGTTGCTCTTGCTCAGGAAATCAGTGCATTAAAAAGAGCCCATCGACGGATGGAAGAGCAAATCCGCGTTCTCTCCCTTGATAGTAAGGTCGGTATGACGCTTACCCAGAAAAACAACCAGCAGGAAATGCTGCACCAGTGCTGTGTCTTGCTGGTCAGTCATCTGCATCTCTCCTTTGCCCGGGTTTGGCTGCTTGATGACAGGAAAAAGACACTGGTTATGCAGGCCAGTGCAGGTCTCTATACCAATACGGACGGAGAAGAAGCCATTAAAGGTATTTATGATCATGATCGAATAAGCGATATCGCCTTAACCGGGGATCCTCACATAAGAAATACCGTTTCAAAAAAAAGAAATATCTACGATCATGAATGGTTTATAAGAGAATATTCTCTATTTTTCGCGGGATATCCTCTAGTTATTGATGATGAAATTGTTGGTGTTATTGCCCTGTTTTCTGAGAATATTTTGTCGGAAACGGCAATTAAATCAATACAGGGGGCGATCAACGAGATTGCCTTGGGGGTACAGAAAAAAAGAACAGAGTCATCGCTTATTGCAAGTGAGAAGTTGCATAAAAAGGCCCAAAGGATAGCCAAAATAGGTCATTGGGAGATAAACATTGCTGCTGATGAGCTGACTTGGTCGGACGAACTCTTTCATATGCTTGAGATAAGCAGAAAAGATAACGATGTTTCACCTAAACTTTTTCTTCAAAAGGTCCATCCTGATGATAAGAAGTCGCTTATAAAAGAGTATAGAGTATCAGTACAAAAGAGGACGGAATTGGATCTCACCCATAGAATCCTTTTTGAGGATGGGCGGATAAAGTACCTGCATGAACGATGTCGAACAGAATACGATGAAAGCGGGACCCCCTTACGTTCCATAGGAACTACACAGGATGTCACCTCCTTGATGGAGGCGGAACTGGAAAAGGAAGAGGCTGAAAAACGGTTTCGCCAGGCCCAGAAAATGGAAGCTATTGGTACGCTGGCAGGTGGGATAGCGCATGATTTCAATAACCTTCTGAATGCAATTATCGGCTACTCTGATATCTTGCTTATGGAGTTACCCGAGAGCAGTGAAACGCATCAATATGCCCAGCAAATCAATAGCGCTGGCAACCGCGCGACACGACTTGTCAGTCAGATCCTGACCTTCAGCAGACGAACAGAAGAGGAGCGCCAGCTCATACAGATTCATTTGCTCGTTAAAGAGGTGATAAAACTCCTGAGAAGCTCCCTGCCGACCACTATTGATATTCGTCAGAATATTGACGATTGCGGTTGGGTGATGGCCGACAGTACCCAGCTTCATCAGGTCATAATGAACCTATGTACAAACGCATTTCATGCCATGCGGGAAGGAAAGGGGGTACTTGAAGTGAAACTAGAGCAGGTTGCTCTTGATCAGGATGCCCTTTTGCAGGCAGGAGCCCTTCCTGAAGGTCGGTATACCTGTTTAACGGTCAGCGATACAGGGCACGGAATAGATAAGATAACGATGGAGCGCATCTTTGAGCCCTACTTTACCACCAAAAAGAAAGGGGAAGGGACCGGGCTTGGTTTGTCCACAGTGCATGGTATTGTATTAAGTCACGGAGGAGGTCTTTCTGTGCAAAGCGAGGTCGGCCAAGGGACGACCTTTAAGGTCTTTCTGCCGATTGCCGAAGCCTACGCTGCTCTTCCCCAGGAAAAAGAAGCCGTCAGAATAATTCCGAAACCGAAACTTTCTGGACGAATTTTATTTGTTGATGATGTGGAATTCAATGTGCAACTCGGTACCAATGTCTGTCAACGGATAGGCTGCCGGGTAAAAGGGGTAACCAGCAGCCTGGAAGCGCTTGCCCTGTTTCGCAAGGCTCCGCAAGATTTCGATATTATTATTACTGACCAAACCATGCCAAATCTGACCGGTTTCGAGCTGGCTATCGAGATGATGAAAATTCGTTCGGATATTCCCATCATCATGTTAACCGGCCATAGCGATATCGTTGACGAACACAAGGCAAAGGAGGTGGGGATACGAGCCTTTCTCGCCAAGCCCTTGGATATGAAGATCCTTGCGGAAACAATCGATGAGATCATGTCCTCATAGGGACAGCGGTTGGAAAAAGGCTTGTAAGGAAGGCCCGAACACGTTGATCAGGCAAAGGGTCGTCCCACTGGCCTATCAGTCAGTCCGCAGACATTGCAGAAAGGAGAAAGATACTATGGATATTATAAAAGCAGCAGATCGTCATTTTACCGATTTTGGATGGTTAAAGACCTTTTGGCTTTTCTCGTTCTCTGATTATTATGATCCCAATAACCTGCAACTTGGCGCGTTGCGGGTTTTTAATGATGATATCGTCGAGCCGGGAACAGGGTTTGGAACCCATCCCCATGAGGAGATGGAGATTATCACCATAGTCTTGCAGGGCGAGATAACCCATGCAGACAGTATGGGGAATAAGAGCGTCATCAAGGCCGGAGATGTGCAGCGGATGTCCGCAGGGACTGGTCTGACCCACTCAGAGCATAATCTTGCCGAGGAAGGAGTCTTTTTTTATCAGATTTGGATCTTGCCGGATACAGCGGGGCTGGAACCAAGCTATGCCCAGAAGAATTATGATGCCAGTCTGTGGCAGAATACCCTGCTGCCGGTGGCCTCTGGCCAGGGGTTTCCCGGAGTCGTTTCTTTTCACACCGATGCCACCATCTATCGTTGTCAGCTAGGTCCAGGAAAGGAGGTAGGGCATAACTGCGCTGAAGGGCGTTGCGTGTTTCTCTATCTGACCGAGGGTACACTCTCGGTAAATGGGCAGATAATTTCGGCAAGAGATCAAATTCGGGGCAAAAATCCTGAGCAGCTTGCTATCAAGGGAGACGAGCTGGCTGATTTTATCCTGATTGACGTCCCAGCTCTTACTGACTAACGTGAACAAGTGAAACAGGAGAAGATAACGTTCAATAATACGAAAAACAGGGGAGACATGAAAGAAATACCTGAAGAGCAATGGCACCTGTTAGAAAAAGATAACGTTCTTTCCCGCCTGGAGAGCAATGAAGAGGAAGGGCTTGATCAGCAGGAGGTGGAACAGCGGCTGCAACGCTTTGGACCCAACGTCCTGACCACCAAGGCGGGCAAGAGCAATCTCATCCGCTTTCTCCTCCAGTTTCATCAACCCCTGATATATATCCTGATTGTTTCCGGGGTGATTACGGCCCTGCTCCAGGAATGGGTGGATTCCGGGGTGATCTTCGGAGTGGTGCTGGCTAACGGTATTATCGGCTTTATCCAGGAGTCCAAGGCTGAGAGCAGTCTTGCGGCCCTTGCTCAGACTATGGTTGCCGAGGCCACAGTGCTGCGTTCCGGGGCGAAGCAGCGGATTCCTTCAACTGAGCTGGTGCCAGGAGACGTGGTTCTGCTTACGGCAGGAGATCGGGTGCCAGCGGATATGCGCCTTCTTCATTGTCGAGACCTCCAAGTGGCAGAATCGGCCCTGACCGGCGAATCCGTCCCGGTGACCAAGAATGTTTCCCCGCTGCCTGAAGAGACCGATCTGGCAGAACGGAACAACATGGCCTATGCCTCGACTATGGTGACCTATGGACAGGCCAGCGGGATTGTTACGGCAACCGGGGATCAGACAGAGGTGGGCCGAATTTCCCAGCTGATCTCCACGGCCCAGGACCTGGCCACGCCTCTCACCCGCAAGATTGCCCAGTTCAGTCAGGTGCTTCTGTACGCCATCCTTGGACTGGCCGCCCTGACCGTGGCGGTGGGCCTGTTGCGCGGTCAGCCGCTGTTCGACCTGTTCATGGCTGCGGTTGCCCTGGCAGTGGGGGCTATTCCAGAAGGTCTACCAGCAGCAGTCACCATCACCCTGGCTATCGGCGTTTCCCGGATGGCGAAGCGACAGGCCATTATCCGTAAACTGCCTGCGGTGGAAACTTTGGGCAGCACCACGGTGATCTGTTCGGATAAGACCGGCACCCTGACCGAGAACCAGATGACCGTACAGGCCATCCTTGCCGGACAGGAGGAGTACGAGGTCAGTG is from Candidatus Electrothrix sp. GW3-4 and encodes:
- a CDS encoding DUF3786 domain-containing protein, whose product is MMIKTPLELYKHLNQSNCRRCMLPSCMAFSVAVIQGQKKLSDCPLLSEEKINELSGGIVQKKSMSEEQEVHLAALRQELSQQDLRDVARRLDLPLKNESVGVKCLGKYFWIDGQGEMVSECHRNNWVHIPVLHYLLQSKGRQPIGKWITFSDIENSGGKEAFFARRCEQEMSRLAKEQTEVFYEILDLFEVEEIEDLQGKIDADKSFLLLPLPGVPFLINYWEPEDAFPAKLNILFDTTVSENSNVESIYTLGRGMVEMFEQLIHKHSG
- a CDS encoding MarR family transcriptional regulator produces the protein MQLDPYESMGFHCNLTVKAFLSVLGEKLKGTDISPSQFLALANLTALGPLSQSELAERLAITGATTARLIDRMERDEWVRRERAPEDQRVKMIIPTEKAAGTWQEISAAGREVLDQAYQGISKEELETVKKVLQKIRNNLER
- a CDS encoding MMPL family transporter; protein product: MSRIRDRIERKFAAAAGLLYRHNILTLLLLAVFVGGLLSQLPKLTLDTSTEGFLHEQDPALLAYNDFRDQFGNTEMVIVAVKSKDIFAPEFLQKLKKMHVELRDTVPYLDDINSLINARNTRGEGDQLIVEDLLEHWPETPEELAAVKERAVTNPLYKNLLISEEGDFTAIVLQMQAYSSQGEEVDDVLAGFTEESDSTEQKERVYLTDAENGEVVQAVTRIVDAYRAADFEIYVAGGPVVTDFLKKAMMKNMRKFMILAILTIGICLFLMFRRASAVFLPLFVVILSLLSTLGLMAACGTPIKLPTQILPSFLLAVGVGDSVHILAIFFHRLRRNSWDKAEAVQYAVGHSGLAVFMTSLTTAGGLLSFSTADVAPIADLGIYAAAGVMLALLYTLILLPSLLALIPLKKKKETHKMKGTSRLDGILSSIGHFATGNPKAILAITALIFIVSIIGITRIKFSHDIVRWYKKDSSIRIASETIDEEMRGSIALEIVLDTGKVNGLYDRDLLQRIDSSVKYVEQVQEGEIFAGKAWSITTILKEIHQALNENRAEFYKIPDNPQLIPQEFLLFENSGSDDLEDVTDSQFSKVRFTIKVPFQDAVAYTDFIQTINEHFSQTFPELKITTTGMTSILFQTMARVIRSMAKSYTIALIVITALMILLIGKLRTGILSMVPNLFPIMLTLGVMGWFQVPLDLFTMLVGSISIGLAVDDTIHFMHNFRRYYEHTGDAKLAVMETLHSTGRAMLITTCVLSLGFFIFMFANMNNLFNFGWLTGFTIIMALLADYFIAPALMVLVNRPKPAAVNE
- a CDS encoding MMPL family transporter, giving the protein MQNIRERIEEQFAAAARLFYRHNLITLLFLALFTGGLLSQLPKLTLDTSTEGFLHEKDPALLAYNDFRDQFGNTEMVIIAIKGKDVFAPDFLEKLKKLHVELRDTVPYVDDINSLINARSTRGEGDRLIVEDLLEHWPESPEELAMVKERALANPLYKNLIVSENGSFTGIVLQMQAYSSEGEDGADDVLAGFTEGTDVTLQEERPFLTDAEKGEVVQAVSRIADAYRAPDFEIYVAGGPVVTDFLKKAMIENMRTFMLLVGMVIATFLFLMFRRASAVFLPLLVVLTSLLSTLGLMAACGTPLKMPTQIMPSFLLAVGVGDSVHILAIFFHRLRSNGWDKEEAVIYAVGHSGLAVLMTSVTTAGGLLSFASADIAPIADLGIYAASGVMLALLYTIVLLPGLLALIPLKKGQEKKKQRKEKRLDKVLSAFGHFATQYPKTILAVTVLIFLFSIVGMTRIRFSHYIVGWYPKDSPIRIASETIDEEMRGSISLEVILDTGKVNGLYDPDLLQRIDSSVQYMEQLKKGEIFAGKAWSITTILKEIHQALNENRPDFYKVPDDPALIPQEFLLFENSGSDDLEDVTDSQFSKARFTVKVPYRDAVAYTDFLQAVQEHFQQTFPELQITVTGLSSIISQTMARVIDTMAKSYLIALIVITALMILLIGKLRTGVLSMIPNLFPICLTLGIMGWFHVTMDLFTMLVGSVSIGLAVDDTIHFMHNFRRYYEQSGDAKQAVMDTLHSTGRAMLITTCVLSLGFFILMFSSMNNLFNFGWLTGFTLIMALAADYFIAPALMMLVHPSQQSSNLFFSGELS
- a CDS encoding outer membrane lipoprotein-sorting protein, which gives rise to MKHLVFSILLSCSFFTAVNPALAKDDPKAREIMQKVEDREDGDNQENDMTMILIDKNGSERVRKIHSFAKDFGEDTHRIMFFLHPPDVKDTGFLTYDYDDEAKDDDQWLYLPALRKTKRIATDDKSSSFMGSDLNYADMTSRDLEDYDFTLLKEQEDNGHKVWLIQAIPRRPEVIDETGYEKAIVFVRQDNYYVVKAVRWVRDGGYLKYFDVKKLEQIDGIWVATETHVTKKKGKVTEHKTILKLDNVVFKDEMDEGIFTVRRLEKGL